In Marixanthomonas ophiurae, one genomic interval encodes:
- the rlmF gene encoding 23S rRNA (adenine(1618)-N(6))-methyltransferase RlmF translates to MHQKNKHNSSYNFPDLSESHPELFPHIFINGYGIKTIDFSDREAVFHLNKAILKRDYNIQDWHIPKDYLCPPIPGRADYIHHLHDLISENSTESSITGLDIGVGSSCIYPILGSRLYNWNMVGSDIHENSVKVALQNIEATPDLKNKIEILHQKNNANIFKGIVKKDEYYHFSMCNPPFYSSEEKAVKKAKQKMENLGYSATKTSNFGGQANELWCNGGEKLFIKRMIKQSVDFKNQVGWFTSLVSKSENLPKIQKSLKKANATYKIIDMSQGNKKSRIVAWTFQ, encoded by the coding sequence ATGCATCAAAAAAACAAACATAACAGTTCCTATAACTTTCCAGATTTAAGCGAATCTCATCCTGAATTATTTCCTCATATTTTTATTAATGGATATGGTATTAAAACAATAGATTTTTCCGATAGAGAAGCTGTCTTTCATTTAAACAAAGCGATACTAAAACGAGATTATAATATCCAAGATTGGCATATCCCGAAAGATTACCTTTGTCCACCTATTCCGGGTAGAGCAGATTACATACACCATTTACATGATTTGATCTCAGAAAATAGTACTGAAAGTTCTATAACTGGATTGGATATTGGAGTAGGTTCTAGTTGTATTTACCCTATTTTAGGATCACGCCTTTATAATTGGAATATGGTAGGCTCCGATATACACGAAAATTCAGTAAAAGTTGCTTTACAAAATATTGAAGCTACTCCTGATTTAAAAAACAAAATTGAAATACTTCACCAAAAAAATAATGCTAATATTTTTAAGGGCATTGTAAAAAAAGATGAGTATTATCATTTTTCTATGTGCAACCCTCCTTTTTACAGTTCAGAAGAAAAAGCGGTTAAAAAAGCGAAGCAGAAAATGGAAAATTTAGGATATTCTGCAACAAAAACTTCAAACTTTGGCGGACAAGCAAATGAGTTATGGTGCAATGGTGGAGAAAAACTTTTTATAAAAAGAATGATTAAACAAAGTGTAGACTTTAAAAATCAGGTTGGTTGGTTTACGTCTTTGGTTTCAAAAAGTGAAAATCTACCTAAGATACAAAAGTCCTTAAAGAAAGCAAATGCGACTTATAAAATAATTGATATGTCGCAAGGAAATAAAAAAAGTAGAATTGTTGCTTGGACATTTCAGTAA
- a CDS encoding DEAD/DEAH box helicase, whose product MASNNTVLKEKKTDKDLYNYQKGAISKIFKSFEEAPEDYHLLYQLPTGGGKTVIFSEIVREYLRTRNKKVLVLTHRIELCKQTSKMLTEFGVVNKVINSTANLEDQDQYSCFVAMVETLNNRLRDNMLDISDIGLVIIDEAHYNSFTKLFKYFDKSFLLGVTATPLSSNIELPMKDNYDELIVGESIPALIENEFLAQALNYSYNVGLTSLVVGSNGDYTVQSSDDLYTGTDMLSRLLQSYEERSKGKKTLIFNNGINTSLYVYDTFKRAGYPVMHLDNTASKKERKMILKWFRETPDAILTSVSILTTGFDEPTVDTIILNRATRSLTLYYQMIGRGSRITNNKSTFNVIDLGNNFHRFGAWGEDLDWQRIFKSPKYFLDNLIDDEELESSFKYEMPDELREQFSNSEDVYFNVKRAYIESVKNGESTKVILERSIEHHAKICIENSEDVFDALILAKELGDDIDYRIERYTKCISKSTHNFVSWLKNDYRLKLRSYLRENFDQVFEEIHGYPPEE is encoded by the coding sequence AGAGTTTTGAGGAAGCTCCAGAAGACTACCATCTTTTATATCAATTACCTACTGGTGGTGGTAAAACGGTTATTTTTTCTGAAATAGTTAGGGAGTACCTTCGTACCCGAAACAAAAAAGTATTGGTATTAACACACCGGATTGAGCTTTGCAAGCAAACATCAAAAATGTTAACCGAATTTGGTGTGGTTAACAAAGTAATTAACAGCACTGCCAATCTTGAGGACCAAGATCAATACAGCTGCTTTGTCGCAATGGTGGAAACCCTCAACAACCGCTTGCGAGATAATATGCTAGATATTTCGGATATTGGGTTGGTTATTATTGATGAAGCACACTACAACTCCTTTACCAAACTCTTTAAGTATTTTGACAAATCATTCTTATTAGGAGTTACAGCAACCCCATTAAGCTCTAATATTGAGCTTCCTATGAAAGATAATTATGATGAGCTTATTGTAGGGGAAAGTATCCCAGCCTTGATTGAAAATGAATTTTTGGCTCAAGCTCTTAATTACTCCTATAATGTAGGGCTTACTTCGCTCGTAGTAGGATCTAATGGAGATTATACTGTTCAATCTTCTGACGATTTATACACAGGAACCGACATGTTAAGTCGTTTGTTACAATCGTATGAAGAGCGTAGTAAAGGCAAAAAAACATTGATTTTCAACAATGGTATCAATACCTCACTGTATGTGTATGATACCTTTAAGCGAGCCGGATATCCTGTTATGCATTTGGACAATACAGCTTCAAAAAAAGAACGTAAAATGATATTGAAATGGTTTAGGGAAACACCTGATGCCATATTAACTTCTGTAAGTATTTTAACAACAGGGTTTGATGAACCTACAGTGGATACTATTATTTTAAATCGTGCTACACGTTCTTTGACCTTGTATTACCAAATGATAGGTCGTGGATCCAGAATCACCAACAATAAATCTACCTTTAATGTAATCGATTTAGGGAACAATTTTCACCGTTTCGGTGCTTGGGGAGAAGATTTGGACTGGCAACGAATTTTTAAATCACCAAAATATTTTTTAGACAACTTAATAGATGATGAGGAACTAGAGAGTAGTTTTAAATATGAAATGCCCGATGAATTACGAGAACAATTCTCTAATTCTGAAGATGTATATTTTAATGTTAAAAGGGCTTATATAGAGTCGGTAAAAAATGGTGAATCAACTAAAGTTATTTTAGAGCGTTCTATTGAGCATCACGCTAAAATATGTATTGAAAATAGTGAGGATGTGTTTGATGCACTAATTCTTGCTAAGGAATTAGGAGACGATATAGACTATCGTATTGAACGATATACTAAATGTATTAGCAAGAGTACGCATAACTTTGTAAGCTGGTTAAAAAACGATTACAGGTTAAAGTTGCGTTCGTATTTACGAGAAAATTTTGATCAAGTTTTTGAAGAAATTCACGGGTATCCACCTGAAGAATAA